One part of the Heptranchias perlo isolate sHepPer1 chromosome 10, sHepPer1.hap1, whole genome shotgun sequence genome encodes these proteins:
- the LOC137326177 gene encoding protein FAM181A-like, with protein sequence MASADSEVKTLLNFVNLASSDIKAALDKSAPCRRSVDHRKYLQKQLKRFSQKYSRIPRCHPNRLLETSSKRESEDKSRAYILEHADSHLHSKPPGDKVSCTAGQDCSETLPGTITEEGKQLGRQDQVPMRKRQLPASFWEEPRPAKNLQPLNSLHVEQVVGAADGPPGHGSESKRAQECSNPPKHASALPAVQQDCDREPVKFHFASLSRTMNLCSCCPFQYHGHRVYQSHMGLPHSGFPDIGMWRKGANLPAELHAYSKDSLNGQKIHKPVVLKPIPTKPTVPPPLYNVYGFL encoded by the coding sequence ATGGCATCGGCGGACAGCGAGGTGAAAACTTTACTGAACTTTGTCAATCTGGCTTCGAGCGATATCAAGGCAGCTCTGGACAAATCGGCTCCTTGCCGACGTTCGGTGGATCACAGGAAATATTTACAGAAACAGCTCAAACGTTTTTCGCAAAAATACTCCCGGATTCCGCGTTGTCACCCCAACCGACTCCTGGAGACCAGTTCGAAGAGAGAGTCGGAGGACAAGAGCCGAGCTTATATTCTGGAACATGCGGACTCTCACTTACATTCTAAACCTCCCGGTGATAAGGTCTCTTGTACGGCCGGTCAGGATTGCAGTGAAACTTTGCCAGGCACTATTACAGAGGAAGGGAAACAGTTAGGCAGACAAGACCAGGTGCCCATGAGGAAAAGACAGCTCCCTGCCTCCTTCTGGGAAGAACCGAGACCGGCCAAAAATCTCCAGCCCTTGAATTCGCTTCATGTTGAGCAAGTGGTTGGTGCAGCTGATGGTCCGCCGGGCCACGGATCTGAAAGCAAACGAGCCCAGGAATGCTCCAACCCACCCAAACACGCTTCAGCACTTCCAGCGGTCCAGCAGGACTGTGATAGAGAGCCCGTGAAATTCCACTTTGCCTCCCTGTCACGTACAATGAATCTCTGCAGTTGCTGTCCATTTCAGTACCATGGCCACCGGGTTTACCAGAGTCACATGGGCCTGCCTCATTCCGGCTTTCCTGACATTGGGATGTGGAGGAAAGGTGCGAACTTGCCAGCCGAGCTCCACGCTTACTCCAAAGACTCTTTAAACGGACAAAAAATTCACAAACCTGTCGTTTTGAAACCCATCCCCACCAAGCCCACCGTCCCTCCTCCTCTGTACAACGTGTATGGGTTTCTTTGA